The following nucleotide sequence is from Pseudofrancisella aestuarii.
TTAAAGGGATATGGTTTAGACCTTTTATTTATTTTTGTTAAACCTCTTTTAGATATGCCATTCGCTATAATAAATATGTTTGTTTATCTAATAGTTATAAGAGCTATAGCTAGTTGGTTCATTCATGGTGGATACAATCCTATCTTTGTGGCAATTTTTCAAATTACAGAGCCACTTTTATCTAGAGTTAGAAGATTTATAAAACCTACTGCAGCAGGATTTGATTTTTCACCGATAGTAGTTTTAATCGTATTATTCTGTGTACAAATATTCTTACAGAGTGTAATTGCAGAGATATTTTAGTGAGCTTCCTTTTGTCAGTTTATATACAGTCAAATTCTTCTAAGAGCGAGATATGTGGCGAGCATGATGGAGCTTTAAAAATTAAAATTGCATCTCCAGCTGTAGATGGTAAGGCAAATAAAGAGTTAATTAACTTTTTAGCAAAGTATTTGAAGCTTAAAAAAAATTTGATAAATATAAAAAGAGGTGAAACTTCTAGGCATAAAATTTTAGAAATATTTTCAGATAAAGAAGATATTGATTCTAAAATAAAACAATATTTAATCTCTTTCTAAGATCATTTTATAAGCACTATCTCCATTTTCATAATAATTGGATATAGTTTTAGAAATAACAAAATTATTCTTTTGATATAGTCTAATAGCTCCAAGGTTATTTGTATTAACTTCTAGGTAAATATTTTTAGTAGTTAGTTTAAACAAATGATTTAACAATGATTGAGCTATTCCTTTGCCTTGATGTGAAGTACTCACAGCAAGCGAGTAAATTCTTATTTGTTTTTTATACTCAAAACAAAGTATATATCCAGCTACACTATCGTTACTGACAGCAGTGAAAAAGAGTTTCTGCTTTTTTATATTATAAGTCATTTGCCTTCTAGATATTTTATCGCTATTAAATAGAGAGTTTTCTATTTCAATTAGATCATCTAGATGGTTCAAATTAGCATTAGATATTAATATATTATTAGCTTGCATAAGGTAGTTTCTTAAAATTCATTCTATTTAAGAATTCAAGCATGATAGTACTATATAAAGCATC
It contains:
- a CDS encoding YggT family protein → MTNGLINVAIFLISTIFSLYAFIVLLRFFLQWVKADFYNPVSQMIMKATNVVVMPLRRVVPGFFHLDWSCIVVVYFIFLIENLLVGLLKGYGLDLLFIFVKPLLDMPFAIINMFVYLIVIRAIASWFIHGGYNPIFVAIFQITEPLLSRVRRFIKPTAAGFDFSPIVVLIVLFCVQIFLQSVIAEIF
- a CDS encoding DUF167 domain-containing protein, whose protein sequence is MSVYIQSNSSKSEICGEHDGALKIKIASPAVDGKANKELINFLAKYLKLKKNLINIKRGETSRHKILEIFSDKEDIDSKIKQYLISF
- a CDS encoding GNAT family N-acetyltransferase, whose protein sequence is MQANNILISNANLNHLDDLIEIENSLFNSDKISRRQMTYNIKKQKLFFTAVSNDSVAGYILCFEYKKQIRIYSLAVSTSHQGKGIAQSLLNHLFKLTTKNIYLEVNTNNLGAIRLYQKNNFVISKTISNYYENGDSAYKMILERD